A region of the Montipora foliosa isolate CH-2021 chromosome 8, ASM3666993v2, whole genome shotgun sequence genome:
tctctttttttaaattttgaatttgtttgaatAACACATACTTAGTACTTGACTGGTAGGTTTTTGTGCTTTGacagtaatattattatagAACTGCTTATTTtggaaacaataatattattaatagaGGGGTTCATGATTGATGTGATCAGAAACCTGAGCACATCATGACTGATGTTTTCAGAAACTTGAATGTGAATTGAGCAGAAAATGCTTTTATTTACTCAGCAGTTTAAAATTGTAGTGTTGAGAAAAGGCTGTGGAAGTCCAAAACTCCTGTATTTTTGTGCACATACATCTCCTGGCAAACACGTACTGTGCTCTGTGTTATGATCCAATAAAATGATAACAATGATGTCTTTTCTCCTTGATTCAGATCTCTGAGAAATTTGAAGTCAGTAATAAAGAAATGATTTGTCAAACTTAAGGGTTGCTTTTTAGTGTTTCATAAACATATAATTTTCACAATCTGTACAAAgggtatgattttttttattaagcACTTGAAGAGTAGGTGGCACTTTCAAAAACAGGGCAGTTTCACCTTTTCACCCCTGAAcataaaataatgaaaagaaactgGGCATTAAAAGGTACTTAAGAACGACTTCAGTTTCAAAAACGTATTGTCTGAGAAGATCGAAGTTACTAAAACCTGCTTGTAAATAAAACCCAACTTTTAAGGGGGTGGCTGATGTTTCGAGTGTTAACTGAACATggtcttgttttattttatttgtcataaattttattttcaagacATTGGTATATTAATACAATTTTGGAAGGGTTTTTATATGAGTTATACTGTCTAGTCTACTAAACTTGAAACCGAAACAGGGCAAAAACGTTTAATAACACGTATTACGACACGTGCATGCTTTACTAATCCCACTTCTTGACAAAAATTACCAACAAAAAACGCCGAGACCATTGATCTTAACAATGAATTTAATAAACAGAAAATACCGGACTATCAGGGTTTTTCAGTGTGTCCGTGTAGAAAGGAAAGTGGCAAAGGGGAAGAAGGAAGTCGTGATACTGTCGTTGACGGTTTTGTGGTCGGAGCAAGTAGTTTTCACCGTAACTTCCGGTTTTACGAAATCAGTATTAAACGGGAAAAAGGAATAATTTCGTTATTTACAATGTCTACGTATGAAACGTACACAATGCCACAGTTGCTTGGTTTTCAAAAGGGGCTTTGTTAGCGACTTTTGTTGACTCATCTGTCCAATTTGCACTTTGGCCGGAAAACCACGAGAAAGCGGTGGATTGTGTGACGAGGCTCAATGTTTGTTGGCTTGATTTTACTGACGACGAGCCGGCTCGTTTGCCatccactgccgagccaaaCGAGGCAACAGTCTAACACGCCAGTGTTTATATGACTCTTTCTTTTatccactgccgagccaaacgagccacaAGTATAACAGATCCCAATATTTATATGACAGGTCCTTTCATGCTGTTTCATCCACTGCACAGCGAAACGAACCATTATACTCCACCAGTCTCGAAATTATGTGGCCCTTTTTTACTCAGTTATTTGTGAAAATAGTTCATACAACAAATGCGCAACTACAACTTGATTCTTTcttttgcaataaaaaaaaaagcctcgGAAACTGCTAACATAATGAATTCGTACCACGCAGGTTTACGTGTTTAACCGGAAGTTTCGTGACATGAGTCAGGCGCGAAACTTGAAATAGACAAGTTAGTATAACTGGGAAAAACCAGTCTGACTTGGACAACTTGGAAACAACAGGACCGATGCACACTTCAACTTTGTTGAGAATAGAAGCCGCCTCTCCGTTGAAAGGATGTATTCTTCGGAGATTTGCTATTAGCAAAATCTTGGAATTTTAGCGGGAGAAAGGACAAACTTGGACCAGAAGAGAGCAATCGAAATGGACAAAGAAAGCTTGGAAACGAACACGTTTGCGATCCCTTTGCCTCTGAGTGGTAGTACGGTCATCAAAGAACCAGAGCTTGTGACAATCATTGAAGGCATGCCACTCACAAACGAACAAATCGAAGAAGAACAAGATCCTCTCGAAGAGGAAAATGATGACTTGGAACTAGATGAAAGCACGccgttgctgcacaattcgggCTCCGAGCTCGAGAAAAGTGGCGCTAGTTTCTTCACTCACAATAGCAAGAGTTTCACTACCACTTTCACGACAAGCCAAGCGTCGCTGTTCATTCCTTCCTTCCAGTTCTCGTTGTATTCCAATGCGGTTTGTGTCACTCGATCTCTAAATCAACAATCGGTTTCCTTGTCGATGCACGATCGCGGCGTCAACTCTAAGTCGAAAAGCGGAACATTGTCGTCAATATTCGAGAAAGTATCCGAAGATGGGCTTGCACCTACTATACTTGCTCTTTGGAATATGATCAATATGACAATCTCTAGCAGTAGTGCGCTAGCTATGCCTTATGCGATCGCGTTGGGAGGCCTGTCAGCACTGATACTCACCTTGGTCGTTGGCTTTTTCGACGCTGTGACTTCCGTTCTTCTCGTCGATTGCCTCTACGAGGTTTCCCCGAAAAGCCGACTGCGGAAACGAGTCAGAGCGAGCTATGCCGAAATAGGAGCCGAAGTGTGGGGACCGACTGGAGGACGCTTGGTTGATTTCATAACTGTGGGGCTATCATACTCTAGCTGCGTCCTGTTGGTAATGCTTATGGGAAGTAGCATGAGGGATCTTTTCAGTGACTTGGTTGTGCTATCACTGCAAGAGTGGTGCTTAATATGTACATTGGCTTTGTTGGTGACAGTGTTTATCCAAAAACTCTCAGTTTTGGCATGGTTAAGCATGCTAGCAGTGCTAGCAGTTTTAGTGATTGTTTTCATAATATTAGGCTTCTCCTTAGCAAATTTGCAGTCatggaaatttcaaaaaatacCTTCTTTCAATCTTAATACATTCCCAATTGGTTTAGGTATTATTTTATTCTCCT
Encoded here:
- the LOC137968068 gene encoding vesicular inhibitory amino acid transporter-like, which translates into the protein MDKESLETNTFAIPLPLSGSTVIKEPELVTIIEGMPLTNEQIEEEQDPLEEENDDLELDESTPLLHNSGSELEKSGASFFTHNSKSFTTTFTTSQASLFIPSFQFSLYSNAVCVTRSLNQQSVSLSMHDRGVNSKSKSGTLSSIFEKVSEDGLAPTILALWNMINMTISSSSALAMPYAIALGGLSALILTLVVGFFDAVTSVLLVDCLYEVSPKSRLRKRVRASYAEIGAEVWGPTGGRLVDFITVGLSYSSCVLLVMLMGSSMRDLFSDLVVLSLQEWCLICTLALLVTVFIQKLSVLAWLSMLAVLAVLVIVFIILGFSLANLQSWKFQKIPSFNLNTFPIGLGIILFSYCGHTVFPGIEGSMQQPKKYKKVSNWAFSSVTLTKFFIGLFCCLTFGSDTRPIVILNLSISRASILSKIATAFVVVNAYFSYPLNMFIISGTLDMVLLPKIPICYKEKRYNFCWVLLTRVILVFSTLGIALAVPHFGLLMGIFGSVFGVCITLIFPCLFHLQLKWKKLRWYQRAFEIFMALFGVVAGLLGLIYSSFALKNSST